In Burkholderia lata, the DNA window TCGGCGCGTACTTCGTCTGGTTCTGGACCCACGGCGGCCAGACACTGCCGATGAAGACCTGGCGGCTGCGGCTCGAATCGTCGAGCGGCCGGCCGCTGAGCGCGGGCCACGCGCTCGTCCGCTATGCGCTCGGCTGGCTGTGGTTCCTGCCGCCGCTCGCGCTGCATCCGCTCCTCGGCCTGTCGGTACCCGTCACGCTCGCGCTCACCGCCGCATGGATCGTCGTGTGGGCCGGCGCCGCGCGGCTGCATGCCGGCCGCCAGTTTCCGCACGACCGGATCGCACGTACGCGCGTCGTCGCGATACCACGCTGACGCACCGCATTCGCCTGACGAAAACGCCTCGCCGACGCGACTCCCGCCCGGCCTGACAGCCTTACCGGACAACGCTCGGCCGTTCCGTACGGCAGGTTGCACAACGCTCCGTCATTCACTGCTAAACACCCTGCAGC includes these proteins:
- a CDS encoding RDD family protein translates to MANARAPEIPAAAPSVRRRLAALLYEGVLLFGVVFFAGLAFSLATQQRNGLVHHNLLAAWIALVVGAYFVWFWTHGGQTLPMKTWRLRLESSSGRPLSAGHALVRYALGWLWFLPPLALHPLLGLSVPVTLALTAAWIVVWAGAARLHAGRQFPHDRIARTRVVAIPR